GCCCTGTTGCTTTTAAACCAACAAAAACCATCACACCGAGAAAAATAATTCCCATGATCGATATAAATCGCGTTTTAGATTGTTTGATTTCTCGAAAACTTGTTTTGAGTAAGGCTGTTTTTTTCAACACGGCCACCTACCATTCTATCTCGGATACAGGTTTTGGTTCATCGTTGATCGTTACACTTCTAACTTTGGCATCATTAATGCGAATCACGCGATCCGCCATTGGTGCAATCGCAGAATTATGTGTGATGATGATAACAGTCGTACCAGTATTACGAGCAGTTTCTTGTAAAATTGTTAATATTTGTTTTCCCGTTTCATAATCTAAGGCACCTGTAGGTTCGTCGCATAATAACAATTTAGGACGCTTGGCAATGGCTCTGGCAATCGTCACTCGTTGTTGCTCACCACCAGATAATTGTGCCGGAAAATTGTCTAATCTAGCGCCCAAACCAACTGATTTCAAGACTTCTTCCGGATTCAATGCATCCGAAACGATTTGAGAAGCTAACTCAACATTTTCTTTTGTGGTTAAATTAGGCACTAAATTATAAAATTGAAAAACAAATCCAACATCATTTCTGCGATATGTTGTTAATTGCTTTTCATTAAATTTGGCAATATCCGTTCCATCGATTACGATCTGCCCCTCATCACAAGAATCCATTCCACCTAAAATATTTAATACAGTTGATTTCCCAGCACCACTTGGACCTAAGATGACAGCTACTTCCCCTTTTTCTACGGAAAAGGTGATCCCATCATTTGCAGCTATTGTGGTATCTCCCATATGATATCTTTTATATTCATTTATTACATCAATATACGCCATGTTTTTTCAATCCCCTCTCAAAAGAATTTTATCATAATAAGACTAACAAGTCCTCTTACAGCACAAAAGGTTTTTGATTTTTTTGTTTTTTTTCGTATAATAGAAGGATGACTTATTATAAATTTTCAACAAAAGTCAGCTTTATTTTCAGTTAGGAGAAAAAACATGGCAAGAAAAAAACAAAAGCCACCGTTCAGTCCAGCAGTTATGCTCGTGGCAGTTTTAATTATTTTAGTTTTAGGAGTATTTGGGGTACAAGTCCCAACTGACATTCAGGAGATGTTCGGAATTCACACACAGGAACAAACGAAATCAAGTACGACAAAACCTGTAAGTTCGACGAATCCTGGGCCTAAGGAACTTGGAGCTGCAAATTTTTCAGCCGCTGAGTTAGCTGATAGTAAAAAAGGTTGGATTGATTATCACGCTTTAGATTCACTTGGTCGGGCAACTGGCGCTGATGCTTTATTGAAACCAGCAATGGTCAATACAGGTACATCCGCTAATAAGGATATTCGCCCACCCGGTTTTGTTTCTGGTTTAGAACCAACCTCTCATTCTAGAGGACATTTGATTGGACGGCAGCTTGGCGGTTCAGGTGATGATGCAAGAAATCTCACCACTCTTTATCAAACACCTGTAAATACACCTTTTATGACTAAATACGAAAACCAAATCCGTCAAGCCTTAGATAATGGAGAAACGATCCGTTATCGGGTCACACCAGTTTATGAAGGTACTGAATTATTATGTAAACAAATCGATTTAGAAGCAAAAGGCCTGGGTAAAAATACCACCATTGATTTTCGTGTTACGATATTGAATGAAAAATAGCCTGTTC
This sequence is a window from Enterococcus sp. 7F3_DIV0205. Protein-coding genes within it:
- a CDS encoding ABC transporter ATP-binding protein, producing the protein MAYIDVINEYKRYHMGDTTIAANDGITFSVEKGEVAVILGPSGAGKSTVLNILGGMDSCDEGQIVIDGTDIAKFNEKQLTTYRRNDVGFVFQFYNLVPNLTTKENVELASQIVSDALNPEEVLKSVGLGARLDNFPAQLSGGEQQRVTIARAIAKRPKLLLCDEPTGALDYETGKQILTILQETARNTGTTVIIITHNSAIAPMADRVIRINDAKVRSVTINDEPKPVSEIEW
- a CDS encoding DNA/RNA non-specific endonuclease, yielding MARKKQKPPFSPAVMLVAVLIILVLGVFGVQVPTDIQEMFGIHTQEQTKSSTTKPVSSTNPGPKELGAANFSAAELADSKKGWIDYHALDSLGRATGADALLKPAMVNTGTSANKDIRPPGFVSGLEPTSHSRGHLIGRQLGGSGDDARNLTTLYQTPVNTPFMTKYENQIRQALDNGETIRYRVTPVYEGTELLCKQIDLEAKGLGKNTTIDFRVTILNEK